The Armatimonadota bacterium genomic sequence AGGAACGCAAGAAGGCAGGACTGTTGTCCGCTCCGGCGATAGCGCTGGAAGACAGCAAACCAAAGAACTGACCCACAAGGTCAGACAGGTGGGGAATTTTCACCCGCGCCCAATTGGGGATTTTTCAGGCGCCGTTGACAAGGGTGCAGTAGCATCCGATTCGATATGGGCCGTATGGGTTAACTGCGGCCGTCAGCCTCCCTCGTAGAGCACGGCAGTTCTAATGGCGGTTACTATGGTCCACCACGTAGACGCGATGGGGCCAACTGGCCCCTTTTTTGTGCTCAGAGAGCACCGATCCGCCGGTTCTAGTGCGTCAAATTCACGTTCCAGCGCCGGGTAGCTTTCCTCGATCTGTGTAAGGAGCCCACTGGTGACAATTGTCAGCTGGCCCTCCTGTAGAATGTAGCTCGCCCCTAGTTTTTGCGCCAGTTGGCGTTTGGTTCTAGCGTCACTGTGGGGCAAACGAGCGTGTGCGGTTGCGGCGAACTCCAGTGTGTCGGCAACCACGCGCCAACTTGACCGTACTGAAGCATTCACATCGCGCTCTTTCGCTTGCAAGCCCTCCAGTTCGCGGTCGAGGTACTCCTTTTTCATTTGGTATTCGTTGTCGTCTATTAGTCCGGCCAAGCGCAGATCGAGCAATCGTTCCATTTGCTGCCGAACCCGGTTTCCTGCCGCGCGCAAAGTGGCTCGGCGAGTCTCGGACTCGGTTTCATCGGCCGCAGCCAAGCAATCGATCTCGTTCTTGGCGAACTCCACGAACTCCGGCCGCACTGTGATACCGCGGAGCCTGTCCGCTATCTGTCCTTCGAGTGTCTGCTCGGTGATGCTATTCTTCGACCTTCCGGTGCACTCGCTGTTGGTGCAGTAGTAATAAACATAGTCCCGCATACCCCCAATGCTACGCACCAGCTTTGACTTACGCGTACCGCAAATGTACCGGCCGCAGGCCCCGCAGCGTACGGTGAGACTATAGGCGAACTCCTGTGTACGGGGCGCGGGCTTCCTCAATCCGAGCAATTCAAGCACTCGTTCGTGCTCATCCCAGGTTATCACCGCCGGGTGCTTCCCTTCATACAGCCTGCCACAGTAGCGGAAGTAGCCTGAATAGAACGGATTCTTCAGTATCTTGTAAAAGCCGGCGCGGGACAGTTTGCCGGCGGGCGTACGTCGGCCCGGCTTCGTGCGGTAGCCCCATTCATCATTCAGGCGGATCAGTAGTTTTGGGACCGACGTTTGCCCGGCCAACGCGTCCTTGAACAGACGGGTTATGAGCGGGAGTCGCTCGGGGTCGGCGACCACCTCTCCGCCCACGTTTCGGTAGCCTTCGGGCGCCATATGCGAGCACCACCCCCGTTCAGCGCGGCTCTGCATGCCGCGATTGACATTTTGGACCAGTTCACGGATGTACTGGTTAGCCTGCCCAGTCTCGATGGAGAACAGCAGAGCATTGTCGCCTGGTAGAAAGACCCGGTCCACCGTGCGAATCTCCTTGATAGCCTCCTTCTGCAGTAGCCACTGGATTTGACCGCTGTCGACGGGGTTTCGCGAAAGCCGATTCACATTCCAGCACAGTAGCGCGTCAGCCTCTCCTCGCTCGAACATCCGAAGCATCTCTGCGAAGACCGGACGTTTCCCAGGTTCTTTTGCTGACATCGATTCTGTGAGTTCAGTGATCAGATCCATACCAAATCGGCTGGCGATGTCGCGCATCACCGAAATCTGATCGTCAAGCGATTGAACTTGGCGATCTTCACGGTCGGTCGACTTCCGGGCATACAGCAGGTAACGTAGGGGCATAGCACGTTAGGTGAACAAAATGAAGTAGATCGGTGCAGAGGGCGAGGGCATCCTTGCTGCTTAGTCGCACACCGAAACGCGACTCGTACAGGTCCCGAAATCTCTCGACGGCCTGAGCACTTGGCACTGGCAGTTCCATTTCTTTCCCTTCGCTTAGTGGTATCAAGCAAAGCATGTAACGCCAGGCATTGGCGCGCAACCACGGTCGCGGGCATGCAACGAACGTTGCCAGTATGCAACCATCTGAATTCACCGGCCGCGCGGGCTTAGCGGCTAAGCAAATGACTTTGTGCCATTTCCATGTCTGACATGGACTTTCCGCAGTGTCAAGGTTTTGGATTACTTGATTTCATGACTTAGTCATGATTTCGTGCTTTGCTGAAAGAGAGAAGGCGAACGAACTCATGTGTTTGGAGTTGTTCGGCTGCAACGCCTTTTGCACGGTCCGGTGATTCCCGCCATTTTTGTAGGGAACATTCGTAACCTAAAGGAGGGGCATGACGCATACGTTCCCACGTTTGCTATACAATCGAATCTGGGCGGTGATGCAGCACACCGCCCGCTACAGCTTTGAGGGCCAGGCTCGGCTAGCAGTCGACGCCGGCGTCTCCAAGTCCGCAATAAGCCGATTGCTGTCCGGTGAGTCGGTTACGTCTTATCCGGTCATTTTGGCGGTGGTGAGCTCGTTGGAGAGGCATCTGGGCCGGAAGCTCGATCTGCGCGAGGTCATCTCGACCGATGACACCTATCCGACGTTTTCGGTATGCCGACTGGTCGGCTGCAAGGGCTGTCTGCCGGAAGAGGCCTACGACGATGAGGGAAATCGTACGGCGGCGTTTGCCGGCGTGAAGCCTGGGGAATGGCGCACGACCAAACCGTTGAACGGGGAGGCACAGTGAGGGCCAGTGTCTCGCTGGAGCCTGAGCTGCGGGAACGGCTGCTCGACCTCAGCTACCATGGTTTTGAAGAATGCGTGCGCGAACTGCTCCTGGCGCTTGGCTACCAGGACGCGCGCCTGATGCGCCGGA encodes the following:
- a CDS encoding recombinase family protein, with product MPLRYLLYARKSTDREDRQVQSLDDQISVMRDIASRFGMDLITELTESMSAKEPGKRPVFAEMLRMFERGEADALLCWNVNRLSRNPVDSGQIQWLLQKEAIKEIRTVDRVFLPGDNALLFSIETGQANQYIRELVQNVNRGMQSRAERGWCSHMAPEGYRNVGGEVVADPERLPLITRLFKDALAGQTSVPKLLIRLNDEWGYRTKPGRRTPAGKLSRAGFYKILKNPFYSGYFRYCGRLYEGKHPAVITWDEHERVLELLGLRKPAPRTQEFAYSLTVRCGACGRYICGTRKSKLVRSIGGMRDYVYYYCTNSECTGRSKNSITEQTLEGQIADRLRGITVRPEFVEFAKNEIDCLAAADETESETRRATLRAAGNRVRQQMERLLDLRLAGLIDDNEYQMKKEYLDRELEGLQAKERDVNASVRSSWRVVADTLEFAATAHARLPHSDARTKRQLAQKLGASYILQEGQLTIVTSGLLTQIEESYPALEREFDALEPADRCSLSTKKGPVGPIASTWWTIVTAIRTAVLYEGG
- a CDS encoding helix-turn-helix transcriptional regulator yields the protein MTHTFPRLLYNRIWAVMQHTARYSFEGQARLAVDAGVSKSAISRLLSGESVTSYPVILAVVSSLERHLGRKLDLREVISTDDTYPTFSVCRLVGCKGCLPEEAYDDEGNRTAAFAGVKPGEWRTTKPLNGEAQ